In Lactobacillus xylocopicola, the genomic stretch TCTACAAGGCATTGCCCAACCAATCAACGATTTGTCTCGGGGAGCCAGCAGTGAGGATATTTATGATATCGCCATCTTGACTGCAGCCCAAGCGCTAGTAGGGAGATAAAAGATGAAGCTGAGGATTAATTCGCCGGTAGAAATGAAAAAAGTGGGCGCAATTATTGCAGGGACAGCTCAACCGCACGATATCTTGTTATTAACCGGTGACTTGGGCGCCGGTAAAACCACGCTGACCCAGGGAATTGCTGGTGCATTAGGAGTTAAACGGCCAGTCAAAAGCCCAACATTTACCATTGTGCGTGAATACCGCGAAGCCAGTTTGCCAGTTTTTCACATGGATTTTTACCGCCTTGAGGCAGATGACTTGTCTTCGATTGACCTGAGCGCTTATTTGGCAGAACCGGGTTTGGTCATTATTGAGTGGCCAGAAGTAATCAAGGCAGAGCTGCCGGATGAATACTTGCAACTGGTTATTAGCCGGATTGATGATAGCTGGGATTCTACCAAACGTGTCGTTGAATTTCGCCCTCGTGGGTTAAGAAACGAGGGCTGGGTCGAAACTATTTTGCAAAAAGTTGAATAAAAAACCAGGACAGTCTACCGTCCTGGTTTTTTAAATTTGATAAACCAAATTTTTCAGTGCCTCATCACCGAATCGTTTATTTTGCGCCAGCAGAATTCCCGCACAGGCCTCGCTATCGCTCAAAGCGTTGTGATGGTGCCATAATTCAACACTGAGCGCCTTAGCGACTGTATCGAGCTTGTGGTTGACCAGGTCCGGTTCGAAAACCTTGCTTGTTTGCAGGGTATCGATAACAAAGTAATGTGGTTCCTGGATATCATAGCGGGTCAGGCTTTGTCTCATGACATTGGTGTCAAAACGGGCATTATGCGCACAAACTAGCATGCCCGGTTGAAATAGATTTTTGATTTGTGGCCAAACTTCGGCCATCGTTGGCGCGTCTGCCACGTCAGCCGCAGTAATATCATGAATTTGAATATTGCGTGCATCAAAGGGCATTTGTGGATTGATGACAGTATAAAAGCGGTCGACAATTTGGTTGTTCCGCACCATGACCAGAGCCAGCGAACACGCGCTTTCTGGATGCCGGTTGGCGGTTTCAAAGTCCATTGCAATAAAATTCATTTTTTCTCCTTTAAAACTTAATTTTAGTATAACATAGGATGAAGCCGATCGCTGATTGCGGTAAAATAGAAAAAGACATATTAAAGGGGATAAAAACTTTGGAGTTATTCGAGCTTGCAAAAAAAGGAATAAAAATAGAAAAACAAGTTCCGCTCAGTCGCTACTCGTTTACAGAAACGGGGGGGCCAGCAGAATATTTGGCTTTTCCCAAGACTTTAGCTGAATTAGAACAGTTGGTTGCCGCTGCCCGCAACGAGCGACTTCCCCTGACGATAATTGGTAATGCATCCAACTTAATTATTCAAGATGGTGGCATCGCTGGATTAGTGCTTATCTTAACGGCCATGAAGCAGATTAGAATTGACCAAGATCAAGTAACTGCACAAGCCGGGGCTCGTATTATTGATACGGCCTTTACCGCTGCCCAGTGCAAGCTGACTGGTCTGGAATTTGCAGCTGGTATTCCAGGTAGCGTTGGCGGTGCTGTTTTTATGAATGCCGGTGCCTACGGTGGCGAAGTGTGTGATGTGGTCCAGAGCGTTAGAGTTTTGACTCGTACTGGTGAGTTTAAGTGTTACACGAACGAAGAAATGAAGTTTTCATACCGTCATTCTGTGGTGCAGGAAAATGGTGATATTGTAATCGAGGCTACCTTTGCATTGCAGCATGGTAAAAGAAATAAGATCTTGGCTGAGATGAACTATTTGAATGCATTGCGGCAGTATAAGCAGCCCCTGGAATACCCCTCTTGCGGCAGCGTCTTTAAGCGGCCAACTGGTTATTATGTGGGTCCCTTAATTATTAAGGCCGGCTTGCAAGGAAAGCAAATTGGGGGTGCTCAGGATTCGACCAAGCATGCCGGATTCATAGTTAATAAGGGCGCAGCAACTGCGACGGATTATCTTGATTTGATTCATTTGATTCAGCAAAAGGTAGATGAACGTTTTGGCATAAAGCTGCATACTGAAGTTAGGATTATTGGCAAACCAGCTGATTGAGGAGGGGGAATTTAGCAATAATGGAAGGAATACCCATGCATTTTAACATCGCAAATATTTTATCGTGGCGCAGTCTGTCACTTATCCTCGATGTATTGATTATCTGGTTCTTGGTCTATCACTTAGTGGTGTTGATCAGAGGGACCAAGGCGGTTCAACTTGCTAAAGGAATTGTCCTGATTTTTGCCGTCAGGATTATTGCCGGTATTTTGCAACTGCACACAACAACGTGGTTGATTGATCAGATTGTTTCCTGGTCTGTGGTCGGCATTATCATTATTTTCCAACCAGAAATCAGGCGTGGTCTTGAACACCTTGGCCGCTTACCAATCTTTGGTGAGCGCGAAGACAGTCAGCGTGATGAATCACTCAAATTCATTGATGAACTTGACAAGTCGATTCAGTACATGTCCAAGCGCAGAATTGGTGCGCTGATTACAATTCAACAGGAGACGGGTCTTGATGACTATATTGAAACGGGCATCAAGTTGAATGCCCATGTTACTGGCGAATTGTTGATTAATATTTTTATTCCCAATACTCCACTACACGACGGTGCCGTCATTATCGATAAGGACCACAAGATTGCTGTGGCAGCGGCTTATCTGCCTTTGTCAGATAGCAGCATGATTCCTAAGCGCTTGGGAACTAGGCACCGGGCTGCAGTTGGGATTTCTGAGGTGACAGACGCAATTACAATTGTTGTTTCTGAAGAAACAGGTGGTGTGACCATTACTCGTAATGGCCGGTTGTTGCTCGATATGACCCGTGAAGAATATTTGAAATACTTAACGGCGCAATTGGTGCCAAAACAACATAAAAATGAAAAATGGTACCAAAAAATTGTCCGTAAAATCTGGAAGTGGGGTGCTGATCGATGAAGAATTTTTGGAGAAAGTCCTGGGTCATCAGCTTGATGTCGCTTCTAATTGCGGTTTTGCTGGTGATTTATGTCAATTATTCACAACAGGGTTTTCTGATCCAGGGGCAGAGTGAGCGTACTAAACAAACGGCTAACAAAAGCCAAACAATTTCAGTTCCTTTGCAAGTTTCAGTTGATACCGACAAGTATTATGTCATTGGCTACCCTGAAAAGGTAAGTGTTACTCTAGAGGGGTCGACGGCACTAGTTACTTCAACCGTTAATACGCAAAACTTCCGTGCTTATATCGATTTGACTGCTAAAAGTATTGGCGAACATTCCGTTAGGGTAAAAATGACGGGAATCAGTAGCCAACTATCATACTCAATTAGCCCAAAAACAGTCCATGTCAATATTCAGCGGCGGAAGTCGACCACTATGCCTATTCAAATGGAGTATAATAAGAATGCCATTGCTGAAGGGTATAAATTGGGGCATACCAGTGTTTATCCGCAACAAGTCGAAGTGACCGGTGCACGTAGCGAGGTTGACCAAATTGACCAAATTGTTGCCAAGGTCGTTTTGCCTAATGGAATCGATCATCCTTATGAACGCCAGGTTAATTTGATTGCGGAAGATCGTAATGGTCGGCAACTTAACGTTGTGATTGAACCAGCCACCGCTAAGGTGACTATTCCAATCTCAGTTGTCAAGAAGACGGTCAAAGTGAAAATTGAGCCCAAGCATGAACAGACGGATAAGGTATACTCGCTGACTGCCAAAAGTAGTCAAGTAACGATATATGGAAGTGAAGAAACCCTGGCCAAGATAAAGCACTTAAAGGTTCCAGTTGACTTAAGCAACGTTGCTTCTTCAACTGTCAAGACTGTAACTCTGGCCTTGCCCCATGGTATTGTCAAAGCGAACCCAAGTCATCTGGTTGTGGAAGTTAAAGTTGAGAATATCAACGATTCGAAAAAAACACACGGTAAATAAAAAATGAGAGGTAGTTTTTATGTTGAAATATTTTGGCACTGATGGTGTGCGCGGAGTAGCTAATCGTGACTTGTCACCTGAAATGGCCTTTAAATTAGGGCGTGATGGTGGCTATGTCTTAACCAAGAATAAAGCTAAAGATGAGCAGGCTAAGGTTTTGGTATCACGCGATACGCGAATTTCTGGCCAGATGTTAGAATACGCTCTCATCTCTGGCTTGTTGTCGGTGGGAATTGAGGTTTTAGAAGCAGGTGTAATCACCACCCCGGGTCTGTCTTACCTTGTGCGTGCACAGGGCGCTGATGCTGGTGTCCAAATTTCAGCTTCACATAATCCCGCTGAGGATAATGGTATCAAGTTTTTTGGTAGTGATGGCTTGAAGCTTTCCGATGAAATGGAGGAAGAAATCGAAGCATTGTTTGATGCTGAAGTGGACACTTTACCCCGGCCATCTGCGAAAGGTTTGGGCTCAGTGACTGACTTTCATGAGGGTAGTGCGAAGTATTTACAATTTATCGAAAATACTATTCCAGAAGACTTGGACGGTATTAAGGTTGTGATTGATGGAGCAAATGGTGCGGCCAGTAGCCTCATCTCGCGCTTATTTGCTGACTGCGGAGTTGACTTCACTACGATTGCCACCCACCCTAATGGATTAAATATTAATGATCATGTTGGTGCAACTCATACGCAAAAGTTACAGGAAGAAGTAGTTAAACAGGGCGCTCAGTTGGGACTTGCCTTTGACGGCGATGCGGACCGCTGCATTGCCGTGGATGAGCATGGTAAGGAAATAGACGGGGACCACATTATGTACATTCTTGGCACCTATCTTGAAGACAGTGGTCGGTTAAAGAAGGATACAATTGTGACTACGGTCATGAGTAACCTGGGCTTTACTAAAGCGCTTGAGCGACGTGGAATTAAAAATATCCGCACGCAGGTTGGTGACCGCTACGTTTCGGAAGAAATGCGCGCAAACGGATATAACCTCGGTGGTGAACAATCTGGTCATGTGATTATGAGTGATTACCATAACACCGGAGACGGGATGCTCACCGGTCTGCACTTAATGCTAGTAATGAAGAAGACGGGAAAATCCTTAACAGAGTTGTTACAAGATTTCAAAGATTATCCCCAGTGCTTGGTTAATGTACCGGTTACTGACAAAAAGAATTGGCAAGAGCATCAGGCAATTCTTGATGTAATCGAAGCAGTAGAAGATGAGATGGCCGGTGATGGTCGTGTCTTGGTCCGACCATCTGGTACCCAAGAACTTCTCCGGGTAATGGCTGAGGGCCCGACTCAAGCAGAAACAGATGCCTATGTTAAGCGTATTACGGACGTCGTTGAAAGAGAAATGGGCGTTTAACAGACAACCAAAACAAAAGAAGCAGGAAATTTTCCTGCTTCTTTTGTTTAAGCGCAATGGCTCTCCCACTTAGTATATACCAATTCAAATATTATAGCTTGACCAATTTTATTAAATATCATATTATTGCTGTTGTAACTAAAATAATTTTTTAAACCAATTTGTATTTATGACTATACCAAAGGAGAAAAACATGTGTGGAATTGTTGGAATTGTCGGAAAAGCTGCTAGAGAAGCGGTCCTAAATGGACTGTCTAAATTGGAATACCGCGGTTATGATTCAGCCGGTATCTATCTGAATGACTTACAGGGTAATGAATACTTAACTAAAGCGGTGGGCCGCATTCAAAACCTTAAAGATAAGATGAAGCCAACTGAGCAGGGCACAGTCGGTATTGGCCATACCCGCTGGGCAACTCACGGCAAGCCAACTGTGGATAACGCGCATCCTCAGTTTGATGAGACTAGGCGTTTTTACCTAGTGCACAATGGTGTGATTGAGAATTACCAGGAAATCAAAAACGAATACTTGTCAGGAGTCGACTTTGAGTCCGCTACCGATACTGAAGTAATTGTACAATTAATTAGTAAAATAGCCAGGGAAGAAAAGACCGATGCCTTGATGGCACTGAAAAAGGCCCTGCAGCTGATTAGGGGGTCGTACGCTCTGCTGCTTGTTGATAATACTCAACCTGATCATATCTATATTGCCAAAAACAAGTCACCACTAATGTTGGGACTGGGAGCTGGCTTTAATGTGATTGCTTCTGATGCATTGTCGGTTTTGGATCAAACCCAGACTTTCATTGACCTTCAAGACCAAGAGGTGGGCGATATTACCCCAAATGATTATCGCCTTGAAACTATCACTGGTAGTAGAGTTGAACACCGCGAACACGTTTTAACGATTGATCCTAATGCTGCTTCTAAGGGTACTTATGAGTTTTATATGCTTAAAGAAATCAGTGAACAGCCAAGCGTCTTACGGCATTTGGACCAGTTCTATCTAGATGATAAAGGGGAGCCCCAAATTGACAAAGCGATTCTAACGGCTTTGGCGCAGGCGGACCGACTCTACATCTTTGCAGCCGGTACTAGTTACCACGCCGGCCTGGTGGGGCAGGCATTATTAGAACATCTGACGGATCTTCCTACGGAGGTTGGCCTGGCCTCTGAGGCCGGATATCACTTCCCGATGATGTCTAAACACCCCTTCTTCATCTTCTTGTCACAATCGGGTGAAACAGCTGATTCCCGAGTAGTTTTGCAGGAGGCTTTGAAACGCAAGATTCCCTGCTTAACCTTAACTAATGTGCCGAATTCAACGCTAGCTCGCGAAGCTGATTATACCATGTCACTTGAAGCTGGCCCTGAAATAGCGGTTGCGTCAACCAAGGCGTATACGGCTCAGGTTGCCCTTGAAGCTATTTTAGCTAAGGCATTGGGAGAACAACTTGGCAAGCAAAAAGCGCGGGACTTTAGCTTGCGAACAAACTTGGCCCTGGCGGCTGAGGGTATTGAAGAAGTGATTTCTGATCAAAAGCGACTTGAGCAATTGGCCCAAAAATATCTAATTCCATCACGTAATGCCTTTTACATTGGCCGTGGCATTGACTATCCGCTTGCTCTAGAGGCAGCTCTGAAACTGAAAGAGGTTTCATACATCCAGACCGAGGGTTTTGCCGCGGCTGAGCTCAAGCATGGAACGATCTCTTTAATTGAGCAGGGCACGCCAGTCATTGCTTTAATCAATGATCCTGTAACTAGTGATCTGATGCGCGGTAATATCCAAGAAGTGGTTGCCAGAGGAGCAAGTGTGATTACGATTGCCAGCAAGGAGCTGGCTAAGCCTAATGATGATCTTGTACTTCCACAGCTTGACTATTACTTACGGCCGCTAGTCAGTGTGGTTGTTAGTCAGCTGTTAGCCTATTTTGCATCCAAGGATAAGGGCTTAGATGTTGATAAACCGCGTAACTTGGCTAAGAGCGTGACTGTTGAATAAAAAGATCAAAATAGAATATTTTATGAAAAAGTCGTAAGTTATTACGACTTTTTGTATAATAAAGAAGATAATGTAAAAATTGGGGGAAAATAGTTTGGCAATTAAATTAATCGCAGTTGACCTTGATGGCACCCTGCTCAACAGTAATAATCAGATTTCACCAGAAACGGAAAAAGCCTTAAGACAGGCTAGCAGTCAGGGGATTCTAGTGGTACTGGCCACGGGGCGACCGTTATCTGGTGCAATGACTTTTAATCGGCAACTTGGGCTTGCGGGCCAAAAGCAATATAATATTGTTTTTAACGGCGCGGTTATCCAGGACTTAGCTGGTAATGTGCTCATGAACCAGGAAATGAATTACCATGATTTTTCCAATTTGCGGCGTTTGCAAAGGCTTGCCAAAGTTAACTTACATTTTGAAACACCAGAATGTTTTTGGACCTGTGATCGTGATCTGGGAGCGAATCTGGCCATTAATGCTGCGGTCAACAATGAACTGGTTAAGGTGAGGAAGCCAGAAGAGATTACTCAAGACTTTACTTTTAACAAAGTAGGGTTTAGCGTGATCAAAGAAGAACAAGAAGTGGACAAGCTCTGGCAGAATATTCCAGAATGGGCCTTTGCCAAGTATGATATTGTGCGTAGCTTTTCAAGTGTGATTGAAGTTAACCTCAAGGACGCCTCCAAGGGTAATGCACTAATTCAACTGGCTGACCGGCTCAAGCTTGATCAGCAGCAGGTAATGGTTTTTGGCGATCAGGGCAATGATATTTCGATGTTTGCCAACCCTAATTTCCAAAAAATTGCCATGGGCAACGCAATCGAAGAAATTAAACAGGAAGCGGATTACGTAACAGCTGATAATGACAGTGAAGGAATAGCTAAAGCGCTGAAAAAGTTTGTTCTATAATAAACTGAATTGAGTTGATGATAATGGTAAAAACTAAAGAACAAAATATTTCCGAGGCCGAATGGGAAGTTATGCGAATAGTATGGACGTTAGGGGAAATCCACGCTGGAGATGTAATCCAGCAGCTTCAAGCAAAGAAAAACTGGTCTGAATCAACGATTAAGACTTTAATGGGACGGTTAGTAAAGAAGGGCTTGCTCGGTACGCGTAAGGATGGCCGGCGCTTTGTCTATTCAGCTACGGTTAACCAGGTTCAGATGATGACTCGGGTTACAACTGAGATGATGCAGCACATGTGTGATATGCATAAGGGCCAGGTAATGATTGAAATTTTGCAGGGCATGCCGCTGTCTAAAGGTGACATTGCAACTATTCAAGCAGAGTTGACTAGTAAAGAAAAGCATGCACCTGATCAGGTCAGCTGTAACTGCCTGATTTCAGACCAGCATGATTGTTAGTAATGGTAAATTGGCATAAGGAGAAAAATGGTTGATGAAATCTAGTAATATTTTGGTGCGGATAATTTTTGTTGCCCTGGTTTGTGTGTCAGGGTTCATGTTGTTACGCAGTCCCGTAACAATCAATGAACCGAATGTTCACGGAATGGCTAAAACAGCCTTGAAGAAGGCCGTTGATGAAAAGGGGAATACAAGCGTAAAGGATTCTCTCCAGTTAGCTCAAAGTTTTGGTTTAATCGATAAGGTAATTGACCAATTGCCACAGAAATACCACTACGATCTCTCATATATCAGCTTGTACAAGCTCAGTGCCAGCTACCAGGAGAATGGGGAAATAACTGCTGAAAATTTAAACTTACCAGAAAAAAATGAGATTCAAAAAGCAGTCAACTCCGGGATGACGGCAAAGATTAATGAGTCACTTGACCAAAATTCAGACCAGCTCAAGCAGGGCATTAGCCTATTCCACTACTTTTGCCTGGGTATCCTTATTGTTCTTATCTTAGCTGCGGTATTGGGCTTGTTTGGCAAGAGTTGGGCAGCCGGCGCGCTGCTTTTGGCAGCAGTTGCTTCCTTTGGGATGTTACAATATTTTGCCAATAGCTTTGTCCGCGGTTTGCAGACTGAGTTAGATAAAAGTATTACGCTGGCAACTTCTTCATCACTTTGGCTGGGGTTGGCGTTAGGTGTTCTGACTTCTGTCGGCTGGATCATATACACGCGGTTAAATAAAAAAGAAGTAGTAAAAGAATAAGTAAAAAGCTTACCAAGTAACTGGTAAGCTTTTTTAGTGCGAAGAATTAGATGATAGCTATTAATATAATTAAAGTGTGATAAAATAAGAATGATAATTTTAGCTATATTAATAAGGAACAAAAAATGTATTACTTTTTAAATAACCGCTTAGACCCTAACAGTTCAGGAATAGAACATGCTGAAGTTAAAAGGTTGAAGTTATTTAAGCAAAATGGGGTCAGCGCCAAAATTGTGATGTCTGAATTTAACCGTTTTGCTCACCGGAATTTGCCACTGTATGGCCTGACTGATGCTGACTATGTCAACATGTTTGATTTTTTCGCGGGTACGGTAAATTATGAATATCAAGCAATGGCGATTGAAGACTTGTCGATCGCTGAGCATTTTCAGGTTAAGCAAGTGCCAGTTGGCTTTGAAGTTTATGATGATGATCGCAAAACCATGGAAATTGTCTTGTTTGCGGACAACAATATTGACACCATTCGCTATTACAATGCCGATAATAATTGTACTAAGGCAGACTTTTATGATACGCGTGGGTTTCGCAGTCTGACCCAAATCTACGACACTGGTGATGGCCATCTTAGCTACGAGCAGTTCTACCGGCCGAATGGCACCATTTATTACGAAATTTCTTATGAGCAAAGACCCAATTGGTTATCTGCAACTAATTTGCAGTTGGTCGATCTTGAGGGTAAGTTGCACTCGCTAATGAATAGTAGCCAGGCTTTCAGGATTATGTTGGATGAGTTGAACCAGCAAGATGGCACTGAAAAATCGACCTTTATATCGGACCGGAGCAATATTACAAATATTCCCATGGTCTATATGAAGACACCAGCTCGCAAAATTGAGCATTTCCACAGTATTCATTATCAGGATTACGATGATCCAGCTTCTCCACTTTCCTATAATTCGATTTCTAATAAAGAACAACTTAGTCGCACAGACTTAATTATCACACCAGGGGAACAGCAGGCTGCAGATATGCGTGCTCGCTTGCATACTCATGTTCCAATTGTTGCCATTCCGGTGGGAATTATCCCAGACGAGCAATTACAGGCGGAGCATGTTTCGATGAGTGAGCGCGAGGCAGGTAAGATTGTTATCGTAGCCCGACTTTTCCATGAAAAGCGTTTGGATGATGCCATCAAGGCCTTTGCGCAGGCCTACCAGACTAACCGTGCTTTGACGCTTGATATCTATGGTTATGGTGATGGCAGTGATAATTATCAGGAAGAAAAAATGTTAAAAAAGCTGGTTAGTGACTTAGAACTGGAGCGGGTAGTCAATTTTAAAGGATATTCGCAGGACATGGATAGCGTTTATAATAGTGCCCAGTTATTATTGCTCACCTCACGTTATGAGGGGGCATCGCTTGCGATAGCAGAAGCGCAAGCCCATGGGGTACCGGTGATTTCATATGATATTAACTATGGGCCAGCTGACTTAATCGCTGATGGAACAAGCGGCTTTCTAGTTAATAATGGTGCTGTTAATGAATTGGCAAATAAAATCAGCGAATTTTTTGCCGATGCAAGCATGCGCGGACAAATGAATGGGGCTGCCTACGAAAACAGCAAGCGCTTTTCAGGTAGTAACATTTGGCAATCTTGGAAAAAGTATGTCATTGATACTGAATAATCTGCAGGCAAAACCGTCTTTAAGCTAAGGACGGTTTTTTGTTAACTATTTTTATTGCAAAGAAAACTTTTTTAAGGTACCATAGTCATTTAGTTAGTTTGCTAACTAAATTTGCTAGGAGAAATTTTAATGCAAAGAAAATTAGATGCAAAGTTGATTTGTTCAATTTTTGCGGCTGGATTGATGTCTTTTTCGGGGGTTTTGATTGAAACAGCAGGGAATGTGACTTTTCCGGTTTTAATGAGTGAATTTCAGATTAATATGGCGACCGTCCAGTGGATGACCACGGGGTATTTATTGATTGCCTCGATTGTCATGCCATTGTCCGCATATTTAAAGCGAAATTTCCATTCACGGCAATTGTTTGTTACGGCAGCCGTCCTTTTTATTATTGGGTTGGTAATTGATGCGGCGGCGCAGTCCTTTGCCTTTTTGGTAATTGGTCGAATTGTGCAGGGTGCCGCTGCCGGTATTGCGATTCCCTTAATGTTTAATATTATTTTGGAAAGAACGCCTCTTGACAAAATTGGCCTGTTGATGGGCATTGGAACGATGATTACCGCTGTTGCACCGGCCTTGGGGCCGACCTTTGGTGGAGTGGTAGTTAACCTACTCGGCTGGCGTTATATCTTTATTTTTATGGTTCCGGTCATGATTATCTCTTTAATCATGGGGTTAATGTCAATTCCTCACGACTCAAGTTCAATTAAGCGTACGAAACTTGACTGGGCTGGGGTTGGCAGTATTGCGGTGAGTTTTGTGGGCTTAATTCTCGCCTTTAGTAACTTAGCAACTGTCATGCAAAATCCGGTACTCTTTCTGGCGCCACTACTTGTTGGTATTGTGGGATTAATTGTTTTTATCCGTCACTCATTAAAAGTGACCAGTCCATTAATTAATATTCGAGTGTTTAAAAAGTTGAAATTTACGCAAGGATTAGGTGCGTATTTTATTTTTCAGATTAATACTCTGGGCCTGTCCTTTATCTTGCCTAATTACGTGCAAATTGTTAACCGGATGACGGCCATGACCGCCGGTCTGTTGCTATTAACTGGTGGGTTAGTGGGGGCAATTGCTTCACCTGTTGGTGGACGCTTACTCGATAGTTATGGTCCGCGCAAGCCAATTATGACTGGTGCCATCTTGGAAATTATTGGTGCAATCCTATTCTGCGCCTTTGCTTCATCATTGACTGCTGGCCAAATTATTTTCTTTTATGCAGTGACCATGTTGGGTATTGGCTTGGTAATGGGTAATATCATGACTGCTTCACTCAATGCGCTTAAGCAGGATGAAAACACAGATGGTAATGGTTTGTTTAACATGACCCAGCAATTTGCTGGTGCAGTTGGAACTTCAGTTGTTTCAGCGATTATGCAATTTGCCCAACAAGTTAGCGGTAAGCAAAGTACGGCAGGCAAGTTGATTGATGGTGCCCAAACCGGATTAATCTTTTTACTGATTTTGGTCGTTGGAGGTGTATACTTGCTGTATCAAGCAACAAAACGACTTAAGACAAGGAAGTAAGTAATGAACAGACTAGGGTTGATTTTACAACGAGTACAGAATACTTTTAATCGTAATGTCGATCAATATGCTAGAGGCCTTGGACTCACGGGCATGCAGATGTTAATTATTGAATACTTGGCTTCGCTTACTGGCCAACGAACAATTTATCAAAAAGACATTGAACATGAATTTAATATTCGTAAGTCAACGGCAACTAACATTTTGCACCTGATGGAGCAAAGAGACCTAATTATTAGGGAAGTTGACCAGCAGGATACGCGTTTTAAG encodes the following:
- a CDS encoding CdaR family protein; this translates as MKNFWRKSWVISLMSLLIAVLLVIYVNYSQQGFLIQGQSERTKQTANKSQTISVPLQVSVDTDKYYVIGYPEKVSVTLEGSTALVTSTVNTQNFRAYIDLTAKSIGEHSVRVKMTGISSQLSYSISPKTVHVNIQRRKSTTMPIQMEYNKNAIAEGYKLGHTSVYPQQVEVTGARSEVDQIDQIVAKVVLPNGIDHPYERQVNLIAEDRNGRQLNVVIEPATAKVTIPISVVKKTVKVKIEPKHEQTDKVYSLTAKSSQVTIYGSEETLAKIKHLKVPVDLSNVASSTVKTVTLALPHGIVKANPSHLVVEVKVENINDSKKTHGK
- the murB gene encoding UDP-N-acetylmuramate dehydrogenase, giving the protein MELFELAKKGIKIEKQVPLSRYSFTETGGPAEYLAFPKTLAELEQLVAAARNERLPLTIIGNASNLIIQDGGIAGLVLILTAMKQIRIDQDQVTAQAGARIIDTAFTAAQCKLTGLEFAAGIPGSVGGAVFMNAGAYGGEVCDVVQSVRVLTRTGEFKCYTNEEMKFSYRHSVVQENGDIVIEATFALQHGKRNKILAEMNYLNALRQYKQPLEYPSCGSVFKRPTGYYVGPLIIKAGLQGKQIGGAQDSTKHAGFIVNKGAATATDYLDLIHLIQQKVDERFGIKLHTEVRIIGKPAD
- the tsaE gene encoding tRNA (adenosine(37)-N6)-threonylcarbamoyltransferase complex ATPase subunit type 1 TsaE, whose protein sequence is MKLRINSPVEMKKVGAIIAGTAQPHDILLLTGDLGAGKTTLTQGIAGALGVKRPVKSPTFTIVREYREASLPVFHMDFYRLEADDLSSIDLSAYLAEPGLVIIEWPEVIKAELPDEYLQLVISRIDDSWDSTKRVVEFRPRGLRNEGWVETILQKVE
- the glmM gene encoding phosphoglucosamine mutase, coding for MLKYFGTDGVRGVANRDLSPEMAFKLGRDGGYVLTKNKAKDEQAKVLVSRDTRISGQMLEYALISGLLSVGIEVLEAGVITTPGLSYLVRAQGADAGVQISASHNPAEDNGIKFFGSDGLKLSDEMEEEIEALFDAEVDTLPRPSAKGLGSVTDFHEGSAKYLQFIENTIPEDLDGIKVVIDGANGAASSLISRLFADCGVDFTTIATHPNGLNINDHVGATHTQKLQEEVVKQGAQLGLAFDGDADRCIAVDEHGKEIDGDHIMYILGTYLEDSGRLKKDTIVTTVMSNLGFTKALERRGIKNIRTQVGDRYVSEEMRANGYNLGGEQSGHVIMSDYHNTGDGMLTGLHLMLVMKKTGKSLTELLQDFKDYPQCLVNVPVTDKKNWQEHQAILDVIEAVEDEMAGDGRVLVRPSGTQELLRVMAEGPTQAETDAYVKRITDVVEREMGV
- a CDS encoding Cof-type HAD-IIB family hydrolase gives rise to the protein MAIKLIAVDLDGTLLNSNNQISPETEKALRQASSQGILVVLATGRPLSGAMTFNRQLGLAGQKQYNIVFNGAVIQDLAGNVLMNQEMNYHDFSNLRRLQRLAKVNLHFETPECFWTCDRDLGANLAINAAVNNELVKVRKPEEITQDFTFNKVGFSVIKEEQEVDKLWQNIPEWAFAKYDIVRSFSSVIEVNLKDASKGNALIQLADRLKLDQQQVMVFGDQGNDISMFANPNFQKIAMGNAIEEIKQEADYVTADNDSEGIAKALKKFVL
- a CDS encoding 3'-5' exonuclease, yielding MNFIAMDFETANRHPESACSLALVMVRNNQIVDRFYTVINPQMPFDARNIQIHDITAADVADAPTMAEVWPQIKNLFQPGMLVCAHNARFDTNVMRQSLTRYDIQEPHYFVIDTLQTSKVFEPDLVNHKLDTVAKALSVELWHHHNALSDSEACAGILLAQNKRFGDEALKNLVYQI
- the cdaA gene encoding diadenylate cyclase CdaA — protein: MHFNIANILSWRSLSLILDVLIIWFLVYHLVVLIRGTKAVQLAKGIVLIFAVRIIAGILQLHTTTWLIDQIVSWSVVGIIIIFQPEIRRGLEHLGRLPIFGEREDSQRDESLKFIDELDKSIQYMSKRRIGALITIQQETGLDDYIETGIKLNAHVTGELLINIFIPNTPLHDGAVIIDKDHKIAVAAAYLPLSDSSMIPKRLGTRHRAAVGISEVTDAITIVVSEETGGVTITRNGRLLLDMTREEYLKYLTAQLVPKQHKNEKWYQKIVRKIWKWGADR
- the glmS gene encoding glutamine--fructose-6-phosphate transaminase (isomerizing); the protein is MCGIVGIVGKAAREAVLNGLSKLEYRGYDSAGIYLNDLQGNEYLTKAVGRIQNLKDKMKPTEQGTVGIGHTRWATHGKPTVDNAHPQFDETRRFYLVHNGVIENYQEIKNEYLSGVDFESATDTEVIVQLISKIAREEKTDALMALKKALQLIRGSYALLLVDNTQPDHIYIAKNKSPLMLGLGAGFNVIASDALSVLDQTQTFIDLQDQEVGDITPNDYRLETITGSRVEHREHVLTIDPNAASKGTYEFYMLKEISEQPSVLRHLDQFYLDDKGEPQIDKAILTALAQADRLYIFAAGTSYHAGLVGQALLEHLTDLPTEVGLASEAGYHFPMMSKHPFFIFLSQSGETADSRVVLQEALKRKIPCLTLTNVPNSTLAREADYTMSLEAGPEIAVASTKAYTAQVALEAILAKALGEQLGKQKARDFSLRTNLALAAEGIEEVISDQKRLEQLAQKYLIPSRNAFYIGRGIDYPLALEAALKLKEVSYIQTEGFAAAELKHGTISLIEQGTPVIALINDPVTSDLMRGNIQEVVARGASVITIASKELAKPNDDLVLPQLDYYLRPLVSVVVSQLLAYFASKDKGLDVDKPRNLAKSVTVE